The sequence GATGGTCGTCCTGAGAAGAGTGGTTATCGTAAGTATAAAATCAAAGGTGAAGTTGAACATCAATCCGGTGCTGATGAAGCTGCTAATACTCGTGAGGTAATTTATCGGCGCTATTCACGATTAATTAAAGAAAATCATCCATTACCAGATTTAATCTTAATGGATGGTGGTATCATTGAATTGCGTGCTGTTATGGATGTTTTGGTCAATGAATTAGGAATTGATATTCCAGTAGCCGGGATGGTCAAAGATGATCATCACAATACGTCGCATTTGATTGTTGGTGAAAATGGTGTCGAAGTGCCACTGGATAGAAAGAGTCAGGGCTTTTATTTATTGCAGAGGATACAAGATGAAGTTCACCGCTTTGCGATTACTTTTCATCGTAAGACACGTAGTAAAAATGCTTTATCTTCGCAGCTTGATAACATTCAAGGTGTTGGGCCTAAAACTCGGACTAAGTTGTTGAAGAAATTTGGCTCTGTTAAGAAAATGAAGGAAGCCACAGTTGAGCAATTAACTGATTTGGGTATTCCTAAGACTACCGCACAGACAATTAAAATTACGTTAGCTAGTACAGATTTTCATAAAAAATATCATAAAGGTTAAAAATTGGGGGATATTAGATGATTACATTAAAATCACAACGAGAAATAGAAGGAATGCGCGAATCTGGTAAGATTTTGGCTGGAGTACATTTAGGACTTCGCGATATTATCAAACCAGGCATTTCAGCTTACTCTATTGAAGAATTTGCCAATGACTATATCGTAAGTCATGGTGCCACACCTTCAGAAAAAGGATTCGAAGGCTATAAATACGCAACTTGTGTTGATGTTAATGATGAAGTTGCTCACGGTACACCACGTAAAGATTTAATTTTGCATGAGGGTGACATTGTTAAAGTAGACATGACCGTCAATTATAAGGGTTACGAAAGTGATTCATGCTGGAGCTACGCTGTAGGTTCCGTTAGTCAAGAAACATCTGATTTGATGGAAGTTACGAAGAAGTCACTATATTTAGGAATTGCACAAAGTATTGCCGGTAATCGTTTGGGTGATATCGGTTATGCAATTCAACACTATACTGAAGATGAACATGGTTATGGCGATGTTCGTGAGTTATGTGGACACGGAATTGGACCTACAATGCACGAAGAACCAGATGTTTTGCATTATGGTGAACCTGGTCGTGGATTGCGTTTGAAGAATGGAATGACTATTACCATTGAACCTATGATCAATGAAGGTACTTGGGAAATCGTCGATCGTTCTTTGAAGGACCCTAATGATGACTGGATCTACTATGCTAGTGCTGATGGTTCATGGTCTGCCCAATACGAACACACTTTAGCCATTACTGAAAATGGTCCTGAAATTTTGACATCACAAGATGCTGCTGAGGATGAAAAATACTTAGCTTGGGCTCGTGATTATCTTAAGGAACACAATCAAAATAAATAAGCTCAAAACAAAAAGCCGTCCCAAAATAGGGCGACTTTTTTGTTGTAAAGAATATTTAGTTATTTATTACGTCAGAAGCTTTGACGAATTCATTAGTGGCAACACGATAGTATTTTGTTTCGTTAGTGCCTAAGTATGCGATGCGGTCGTATTTCCAAGCGGTGTTGGCAGCAAGACCACGGTTGTTGATTAACTTATCTTCAACGTCTGCTAAATAAGTCACTTCAACATCTTTAGTATTAACGATTCCCTTTTGAGCCACGTAACGATAAATGTCGCTATCTTTGACCCATTCGTTAGTAGCAACACGATAGTATTTGATACCTTTTAGGGTGATGATTTGGTCAACTTTCCAATCTGTATGATCGGCTAATTGGCGTTGCTTATTTTTAGTCATTTGTCCATTGTTGAAGTCGTATAAGTCAACCGGCTTTTTCATTGTTCCTACTAAACCATTGTAATGGCTGGGTAGGTTGGAATCGGTGTTATTGCCATTTGGATTGTCAGTTTGATTATTGTTATTTTGGTTATTGTTTCCAGGCTTTTCTTCACTAGTGTTTTTCTTAGTGTAAGTAACTTTTTCTTCAGTTGTAATTTTTCCATCTGGATTAACATGAGCAATTACAGTGGTTTTATCGGCAACATAACCGTCTTTTTGAGGAACGGTAACTTTAATGTCTTCACCAATTTTACCAGTAACATCTTTTACTACTTGTTTACCTAAGTTGGAATCAATTGTAACGTCGGCAATGACTGAAGTATCAGGAGTTTCATCGGCTTGGTTAGACTCGTAATATAACTCTAATGTCGTTGTGCGACCAGCGTTGTCATCGTTAACGAAAACTTGACCATCTTCAAGTGATTCGCCACTGATAGCGTAAATACCGGTATTTAAAAAATTAGGTTGGCCGTCGACTGTACTTGCGGCACCGATTTTACCAAAGTTTTGATTAAAGATTTTACTGTGAAGAACTGAACCTGTTTGGATAGAAGTACCGAGTTGAGGTACATACTCGTTAATCGTACTCATAGCAGTTTTATTTTTGTTCAAAGTGGCTACTTTGCTATCAGGCATTTTAGGCTCATCCTGAAGTGGAATAGTGCCGTGTAGCTCGCCAGTAACTTTTTTGGAGAAGTAGGGTTTATTGTCTAGATAAACTTTGAAATTGATCGTATAGGGTTTAGCTTTCTCTAAGTAAACCGTGAATTCTGTTCCATGATCTTTATCGATTTCTTTACGATTATATTTTTTAATTATTGGACTATCAAAATCAACATCGTCTTCATCATCTTCAGATTCAAAAGGATTCCAGTTTGCTAAAGCTTCGAAGTCCATGTCATAAGCATCAAAGTAACCGACTGGTTCGGGTGCATCGTAAATTTTTCTTAGAGGTTCGACCATAAAGGTTTCTTCAGAAGGGAAGTCTTTGTACTGCAAGACTTGTTCTTGTTCATGGGTATAAATTTCTTCGTTGGTGTCTTTTAGAACGTAATGAATTCTGGCTGAGCCTTCGTTGACTTCACACGTTATGGTAGTTATTGGCTTGCCGTTATCAAATAGGGTAAAAGTTTTAGTATTGTTGTCGTAGGTCATTCTTAGGTTGACATTTAAAGCCTCATATTCTAAATGTCCACCCCAATTAGATTTAGTATAAATACTTGGTGCACCAACACCGATTTCTTTGCCTGCTTTAAGATCCCAGATATTGCGTTGATTTAATTTAACATATCCAGTTTCTAGGTATTGTCCAGTCTCAGCATAAGCCTTGATAGGGATACAAGCTTCTTCTTTTAAATCAGACAGTTCAAATTTTTCACCAAAATGGAGAACCTTTCCTGAGGGAACCATATCATTGACATCTCTAACAATTGCAGCTTGAGTATTAGTTGTTTGGATTATTGGACTATAAAAGCCAGTTAAGACTAAAGCTGATAGTAAGATAGTTGTTTGTTTCTTCATAATAAAACTCCTTGCGTTTTGTGGTAGGGGGTTTCTTCAAGTTTTTCTTGAAAGCAGTTACAAGTATAGCAAGGAAAATGTCGTTGTGAAGCAAAAATATCATGATATATCAACAAACAATTAATCACGAAAAGTAAAATTATATTAAATATTTTTGTTGGTGCTTACAAACAATTCTAGTGAGATAATTAAAGGGTTGAGGGGGGATATAATTGATGAATTTTTTTACCTTTGCTAATGGGTTGAGTGTTGTCTGTATCTTGTTGATCATCGTTATGATAATTGGCAAAACGCACTTTACAAAAATAGTAGAAAGCATTATTAAATTTTTAATTGCTATTATGGCAACGACTTCGTTGGTATCGTTGTTGATGCAAACTTATAATCCTGATATTGCTAAATTAGTGGCAAAAACGGGGTTAAATTTAAATGTAATTGATTTAGGTTGGACGCCAGCAGCTATTATCACATGGAGTTCAGCTTACAATTTATTAGTTTTATTAGTAATGATGATCGTTAATGTGATTTTGCTGCATTATCACGTTACAAAAACTTTAGACGTCGACGTCTTTGATATTTGGCATTTGTCTTTCGTAGGTTTATTAGCGATGTATATGGGCGCAAATATCGTCGTCAGCTTGATTTTTGTAATTGCCTTAGGAATTTTGAAGTTTATTAATTCTGATTTGATGAAACCTACTTTTAATGACTTAATGAATGATCAAAAGGGTCCAATGACTTCGACTCACATGAATTACTTGATGAATCCTATCGTAATGTTGCTAGATGAAATTTGTAATTTGATTCCAGGTATTGATAAGGTTAATTTTAATTCAACTAAATTAAACAAAGCGGTTGGTTTTTGGAGTTCCAAATTTGCAACCGGATTTTTCCTAGGAATTTTGATTGGTTTATTTGGACAAATTAGTTTGAAGGATATCTTTGGACTAGCTTTCTTATTGGGAGCCTTCATGGAATTGTTCAATCTCATTGGTTCATGGTTGACTTCATCGCTTGATCCAATTATTAAAGTTATCACTGATCATTTAAACAAGCATGGCGTTAATATGAGCTTTGTTGGTTTGGATTGGGCCTTTTTATCCAGCCGTCCTGAAGTTTGGTCAGTGGCTAATATCTTGGCACCTTGCTTGATCATTGAAGCCTTCTTATTGCCAGGTAATCGTATTATTCCTTTGGGTGGTTTGATTGCCATGGGTATCACGCCATCGTTATTAGTGGTAACACGTGGTAAAGTCTTTCGAATGATTATTATTGGGGTAGTGGAAATTCCGATTTTCTTGTGGTCAGCTACTTTAACCGCACCATTCATTACTTCAATGTTTAAAAATATTTTGCTAAGCAATTCAAATATTGGGATGATTGGTTCTGCTACTAAAGAAGGACCAATTGAACAATTGTTAGCAATCATGATTGGTAAATCTTCATCTGGTGATTTGAAGTTTATCGCTTTGACTGTTGGTGCAATTGTCGTCTACTTATTGTTATTCTTCTGGTATCGAGGCAGAATGAAAAAGCGCAATTTAGCTTATCAATCAGAAACAAATTAATTTGAGCAAAAAAATAGGATGCAATTTTTGCATCCTATTTTTTATAGATTTAATTCAAAAGCTAGACGGGCATTGTCTTCATGATTGACAGCTGGTTCAGAAACGTAGATTTTGCCACGGTGAACGTAACCAGAACTCTTAGCTAGAGCTTGCATGCGTTTGTTCAATTGGTGGGTATCAATTCGAAAGTTTCTAATGCCGTTTTGATAAGAATAACTGATCAAATTCGAAATAAAGATTTTTCCTAAATGTTGACCGGCATAATCAGGATTGATAGCGATTCGATGAATCGTAGCATACGGATCAGTATTGTTTTGCCATTGACCATTAGTGATGTCGTGATAGTTAGGGTCGTCAGCTACGATTAAAGTTGCTGTTCCGGCAATCTTTTTGTCGACCATTAAAAGCCAGCATTGTTGAGCCAGAATATCGTTTTTAATAGTATCGGTGTCTGGATAGCCATTTTGCCATTGAGGGCTACCGTCAGCTTTTAGCATGGCTTGAGCTTGACTGATGATTTTCATTATTTCTGTTAAATCTGGAATTTGGACGTGCTTGATATAAACTGAACTCATTTATAAGCCTCCGTATAAGTAAGATGATTTAATTTTATCACTTTATTTTTGATAAAAAAAAGTATCTATCGACAAAGGATAGATACTTTATAAAAATATTATTTCTTTTTAGCAGGTTTCCAAATACCATAGATGATACCTGAGATGATAGCACCGATAACAACGGCTAATAAGTAAAGCAATGGTTTATTAGCAAGTGGTGTAACGAAAATACCACCGTGAGGAGCAGGAACGTTGATGCCCCAAAGTTGTGTCAAGCCACCACCGATTGCTGAACCGATAACACTAGATACGATAACGTGTAGTGGATCTCCGGCAGCAAATGGGATAGCACCTTCAGTAATGAATGATAAACCTAAGATATAGTTAGATAGACCAGCTTGTCTTTCTTGATCAGTAAACTTGTCTTTCCAGAATGTTGTAGCAATAGCGATTGCTAGAGGTGGAACCATACCACCAACCATAACGGCAGCCATCAAAGCACCGTCTTGTGTAGCTGTGAAAGTACCAATGGCAAATGTATAAGCGGCTTTGTTGAAAGGACCACCCATATCGATTGACATCATACCACCAAGTAATGCACCTAAGATAACGGCATTACCAGTACCCATTGATTCTAGGAAGTGAGTAATTGCAGCGTTAACAACGGCGAATATTGGGTCGATTGCGAAGTACATAATAGCACCGGTAAAGAGCAACCCTAGAACTGGATAAATCAAAATTGTCTTCAAACCAGCAAGTGAATGTGGAAGATTCTTGAGCCATTTCTTAAGGAAGACAACAACCCAACCAGCGATGAAACCGGCAAGTAGACCACCGATAAATCCGGCCGGACTCTTGGAACTAACTACAGAAGCTGTAGCTTGTGAAGCCATGTAACCACCAACAAAACCAGGTAGCAAGGCAGGACGATCACCAATTGAAACGGCAATGTAAGCAGCTAAAACAGGAATCAAGAAACTAAATGCATAGTTACCAACGTTGTTGAAGAACAAGAACCATTGTGATTTTGCACCAACAGAGTTTTCTAATAGGAATGAAATTGCCATTAGAATACCACCACCGACAACGAATGGAAGCATGTTACTGATACCATTCATTAAATCAGCATAGATTCTTGACCAAAGTGATTTCTTTTCTTCTGATTCTTCTTCATCAGAACTTGCGCCACCTTCATCATGGAAGACTGGGGCTTTTTGTTCAACAGCCAAGTTGATCAATTCTTCGGCTTTGTTGATACCATCACTAACGGGACGGTTAACTAAATGCTTGCCATCGAAACGGGGCATTTCAACCTTTTTATCAGCGGCAACGATAACACCGTCGGCACGCTTGATTTCATCGGCAGTTAATCTGTGTTTAACACCTTCAGAACCGTTGGTTTCAACCTTGATATCGATGCCCATTTTTTCGGCTTGTTCTTTTAGAGCAGCTTCAGCCATGTATGTGTGGGCAATACCAGTAGGACAGGCAGTAACAGCGACAACGTAAGGTTTCTTCTTGTCGTCAGCGCTAGCAGCTTTAGCAGCTTCTGCTTGAGCTTTTTGCTTTTCTTCGTCAGCTTTGTCTTTAGCTTCTTTTTCCTTCATAGCTTGGTCGAATAGGCCTTGAACTTCATCAGGAGTTTTAGCAGCTTTTAAGTTTTTAACCAATTCTGGATTGATCAAAAGTGATGAAAGGGCAGCTAAAGCTTGCAAGTGAAGATTGTCAGCACCATCTGGAGCAGCAATCATGAAGAATAGGTATGCTGGTTGACCGTCTAGTGATTTGTAGTCGATACCGGCATTGCTTTTAGCGAATAAAACAGTTGCACGTTTAACAGCTTTGTCACGAGCGTGTGGCATAGCAATTCCGTCACCAATACCAGTACTAGTTTGAGCTTCACGTTTTAAGATGTCAGCTTTATAAAGTTCTTTGTCGTCAATGACACCAACTTGATAGTACTTATCAACCATTTCTTCAATGGCATCCTCTTTGTTAGTAGCTTTCAAGTCCATGATCATG comes from Companilactobacillus pabuli and encodes:
- the map gene encoding type I methionyl aminopeptidase, which gives rise to MITLKSQREIEGMRESGKILAGVHLGLRDIIKPGISAYSIEEFANDYIVSHGATPSEKGFEGYKYATCVDVNDEVAHGTPRKDLILHEGDIVKVDMTVNYKGYESDSCWSYAVGSVSQETSDLMEVTKKSLYLGIAQSIAGNRLGDIGYAIQHYTEDEHGYGDVRELCGHGIGPTMHEEPDVLHYGEPGRGLRLKNGMTITIEPMINEGTWEIVDRSLKDPNDDWIYYASADGSWSAQYEHTLAITENGPEILTSQDAAEDEKYLAWARDYLKEHNQNK
- a CDS encoding GNAT family N-acetyltransferase is translated as MSSVYIKHVQIPDLTEIMKIISQAQAMLKADGSPQWQNGYPDTDTIKNDILAQQCWLLMVDKKIAGTATLIVADDPNYHDITNGQWQNNTDPYATIHRIAINPDYAGQHLGKIFISNLISYSYQNGIRNFRIDTHQLNKRMQALAKSSGYVHRGKIYVSEPAVNHEDNARLAFELNL
- a CDS encoding PTS transporter subunit IIC, with protein sequence MNFFTFANGLSVVCILLIIVMIIGKTHFTKIVESIIKFLIAIMATTSLVSLLMQTYNPDIAKLVAKTGLNLNVIDLGWTPAAIITWSSAYNLLVLLVMMIVNVILLHYHVTKTLDVDVFDIWHLSFVGLLAMYMGANIVVSLIFVIALGILKFINSDLMKPTFNDLMNDQKGPMTSTHMNYLMNPIVMLLDEICNLIPGIDKVNFNSTKLNKAVGFWSSKFATGFFLGILIGLFGQISLKDIFGLAFLLGAFMELFNLIGSWLTSSLDPIIKVITDHLNKHGVNMSFVGLDWAFLSSRPEVWSVANILAPCLIIEAFLLPGNRIIPLGGLIAMGITPSLLVVTRGKVFRMIIIGVVEIPIFLWSATLTAPFITSMFKNILLSNSNIGMIGSATKEGPIEQLLAIMIGKSSSGDLKFIALTVGAIVVYLLLFFWYRGRMKKRNLAYQSETN
- a CDS encoding PTS fructose transporter subunit IIABC, giving the protein MDLKQLLLKDAMIMDLKATNKEDAIEEMVDKYYQVGVIDDKELYKADILKREAQTSTGIGDGIAMPHARDKAVKRATVLFAKSNAGIDYKSLDGQPAYLFFMIAAPDGADNLHLQALAALSSLLINPELVKNLKAAKTPDEVQGLFDQAMKEKEAKDKADEEKQKAQAEAAKAASADDKKKPYVVAVTACPTGIAHTYMAEAALKEQAEKMGIDIKVETNGSEGVKHRLTADEIKRADGVIVAADKKVEMPRFDGKHLVNRPVSDGINKAEELINLAVEQKAPVFHDEGGASSDEEESEEKKSLWSRIYADLMNGISNMLPFVVGGGILMAISFLLENSVGAKSQWFLFFNNVGNYAFSFLIPVLAAYIAVSIGDRPALLPGFVGGYMASQATASVVSSKSPAGFIGGLLAGFIAGWVVVFLKKWLKNLPHSLAGLKTILIYPVLGLLFTGAIMYFAIDPIFAVVNAAITHFLESMGTGNAVILGALLGGMMSIDMGGPFNKAAYTFAIGTFTATQDGALMAAVMVGGMVPPLAIAIATTFWKDKFTDQERQAGLSNYILGLSFITEGAIPFAAGDPLHVIVSSVIGSAIGGGLTQLWGINVPAPHGGIFVTPLANKPLLYLLAVVIGAIISGIIYGIWKPAKKK